One genomic segment of Candidatus Neomarinimicrobiota bacterium includes these proteins:
- a CDS encoding universal stress protein: MRFLVAVRSSTYSQPTLDIGSTIADAFSADLSVVYAGDKPKELLSGSVRLAGDALMNWDIPHPGVEVLRWAYRRLQERNFIDPSVVSFDPTNLVEDADRIRVIVPSVHGEKIRLIFREGDPVDQLKLETEYRDYILTIVGGGSRKRLTRQLVQFVDTSIMFVKNFDPGWNYKILLCVDDSRATKRAVVFAATVAKHFKTRVDLLTVSKNERFGEGYRGASRWAQRYLKRQSIPHEQLLITGDPPAVIAETAGSDHIIIMGKSKMNPLKAWLVSTKPAETVLKAHGPVILVK; the protein is encoded by the coding sequence GTGCGGTTCCTGGTAGCGGTCCGCAGCAGCACCTATTCCCAGCCTACGCTGGACATTGGCAGCACCATCGCCGACGCCTTTTCCGCTGACCTGTCAGTGGTCTACGCAGGGGACAAGCCCAAGGAGCTGCTTTCAGGAAGCGTGCGGCTGGCCGGTGATGCCCTGATGAACTGGGATATTCCTCATCCCGGGGTGGAGGTACTGCGGTGGGCCTATCGCCGCCTGCAGGAGCGGAACTTCATCGATCCGTCGGTGGTCAGCTTTGACCCCACCAATCTGGTAGAGGATGCCGACCGCATCCGGGTGATTGTGCCGAGCGTGCACGGCGAAAAGATCCGGCTGATCTTCCGCGAGGGCGACCCGGTGGACCAGCTGAAGCTGGAGACTGAATATCGCGACTATATTCTCACCATCGTGGGCGGGGGCAGCCGAAAGCGCCTGACACGTCAGCTGGTGCAGTTTGTGGACACCAGCATCATGTTCGTGAAGAATTTCGACCCTGGTTGGAACTACAAGATCCTGCTGTGCGTGGACGACTCGCGCGCCACCAAGCGGGCGGTCGTATTTGCCGCTACCGTGGCCAAGCATTTCAAGACCCGTGTAGACCTACTTACGGTGAGTAAGAACGAGCGGTTTGGGGAGGGCTACCGGGGAGCCTCCCGGTGGGCCCAGCGCTATCTCAAGCGCCAGAGTATTCCCCACGAGCAGCTCTTAATAACGGGTGATCCGCCCGCGGTGATCGCTGAAACGGCAGGTAGCGATCATATTATCATCATGGGGAAATCCAAGATGAATCCGCTGAAGGCGTGGCTGGTGAGCACCAAACCGGCTGAGACGGTGCTCAAGGCGCACGGTCCGGTGATCCTGGTGAAGTAG
- a CDS encoding DASS family sodium-coupled anion symporter has product MLRAVLYWTYQKRWLLFAIVLGSVLYRLPYPAGISNDGYRTLILTLVVIILIISEAVPLPAIALLIAVLQVSFAIADPTEVAQSYMSDAVFFIMGSLMLAVAIVRQGLDARLILAILSVTGSSVRAIMWGIFIIAVLLTSFIGEHTVAAMLLPVVLILIRNTSDDPNEVPGLTRLLLFSLAYGSIIGSIGTPSGGARNAIMINYLAEFGVAKMSYLRWMMFTYPLLLVQIPVAGWLLSRTFKPEHDRLDGAVEKLKAKVREAGPLTGQQILTIVIFVIIFLAWIFLSDRIGLGVVALAGVFLYLATGLVQWQEINQRTNWGVVLLFAAAISLGVQLKNTGAAMWMAQHLLSATGGVLDQYAPVQYGLVIGITATLANIMSSSATVAVLGPVFMNFSGDPLLLGMATAVSSAFGYFTAVGAPAGMIIASTGLLRPRDFMRAGWRLGLASFTVLMLALLFYWPHIL; this is encoded by the coding sequence ATGCTGAGAGCAGTATTATACTGGACATACCAGAAACGGTGGCTGCTGTTTGCCATTGTCCTAGGATCGGTGTTGTATCGGCTGCCCTACCCGGCGGGCATATCCAACGACGGCTACCGCACGTTGATCCTCACGCTGGTGGTCATCATCCTTATCATCAGCGAGGCCGTACCGCTGCCGGCCATTGCTCTGCTCATCGCCGTGTTGCAAGTGAGCTTCGCCATCGCCGATCCCACGGAGGTGGCGCAGTCGTACATGAGCGACGCGGTGTTTTTCATCATGGGCTCGCTGATGCTGGCGGTGGCCATCGTGCGCCAAGGGCTGGACGCCCGCCTGATCCTGGCCATCCTCTCCGTGACCGGCTCCAGTGTTCGGGCCATCATGTGGGGTATTTTCATCATCGCGGTATTGCTCACCTCATTCATAGGTGAGCACACCGTGGCAGCGATGCTGCTGCCCGTAGTCCTGATCCTAATCCGCAACACGTCCGATGATCCCAACGAGGTGCCGGGCCTGACACGATTGCTGCTGTTTTCCTTGGCGTATGGCAGCATTATCGGCTCCATTGGTACCCCATCGGGCGGGGCGCGCAATGCCATCATGATCAACTACCTCGCGGAATTCGGCGTGGCGAAGATGTCCTACCTCCGCTGGATGATGTTCACCTACCCGCTGCTCCTGGTGCAGATACCGGTGGCGGGGTGGCTGTTGTCGCGGACCTTCAAGCCGGAGCATGACCGGCTGGACGGCGCCGTTGAGAAGCTGAAAGCCAAAGTGCGGGAGGCGGGACCCCTTACGGGGCAGCAGATCCTCACCATCGTCATCTTCGTGATCATTTTTCTGGCGTGGATATTCCTAAGCGACCGCATCGGCCTGGGGGTGGTGGCGCTGGCGGGAGTGTTTCTCTACCTTGCCACCGGGTTGGTGCAGTGGCAGGAGATCAATCAGCGCACGAACTGGGGGGTGGTGTTGCTATTTGCAGCGGCCATCTCGCTCGGGGTGCAGCTGAAGAACACCGGTGCTGCCATGTGGATGGCCCAGCACCTGCTCTCTGCAACGGGGGGTGTGCTGGATCAGTATGCCCCGGTGCAATATGGGCTGGTGATCGGGATTACCGCCACGCTGGCCAATATCATGAGTTCCAGCGCCACGGTGGCGGTGTTGGGGCCCGTGTTCATGAATTTCAGTGGTGACCCGCTACTGCTCGGCATGGCCACCGCGGTGTCCTCGGCCTTCGGCTATTTTACCGCCGTTGGCGCCCCGGCAGGGATGATCATCGCTTCCACCGGTCTGCTGCGACCGCGTGACTTCATGAGGGCGGGCTGGCGCTTGGGACTGGCCTCGTTCACCGTTTTAATGCTGGCACTGCTGTTTTATTGGCCCCATATTCTATGA
- a CDS encoding PBP1A family penicillin-binding protein — translation MRISSTSEPVQTLESDLAVGELQSGSRNGGPRVSLPHWLGSGWRRAFRNAFVTLALAMTGGTLYMAVLSSGLPSLRQLQDFSPAVATKIISRDGKVITELFTEQRVLISRDEMPLDLQYALLAMEDKRFYDHWGMSTRDFARALVVNVANMSYQEGFSSLTQQLARNLYDTIGFRKTITRKLKEVITAIQIERTYTKQEILEMYLNSIHFGHGTYGIQAAARKYFRVDARELSLEQIAMLVGVLPSPASYSPINHPARNFWRRNIVLNAMVENGFIEPEEYERLRYKPIEMGPTGSAVGFAPYFTENVRKKMEIEDERLGINLYRDGLDIHTTLDSRMQEITERVFMEEIQVNQAVLNKNFLGSDSLISAIVDTTIFPLDTVKAMVRGEIPIDDRLKDRLLVQGAVILLENDTGHILAMVGGRMDYPDFFNRATQARRQPGSTFKPLLYMTAIDKGYPVSLQLLNQSLASTGDAQIDTSVWNPQNDDRSSSGLVTLRQGLQRSLNIVSARIIQELVTPLQVVTMAKRFEISTPLRAVRAISLGTSEVLPIDITAAYAAIANGGVWVEPTAITRVVDRRGKTIREFIPEHKEVIDADKAYILLDLMRGVIDGGTGGSLRWKYNFYHPTAGKTGTTDNWTDAWFIGFTPRLSAGVWVGVDDPRVSLGKKRYGNVVALPIWAGIMKEIYQVFDMKVTDWSMPDGVVVMEICRATKDRPTKYCPREKEIFLEGTTPPDACQIHTGVNTRPYDPSDDIFLN, via the coding sequence ATGCGCATTTCCTCCACCAGCGAACCGGTCCAGACCCTGGAATCCGATCTTGCGGTTGGCGAGCTGCAATCGGGCAGCAGGAACGGCGGGCCGCGGGTTTCCCTGCCCCACTGGCTGGGTTCCGGCTGGCGGCGGGCCTTCCGCAACGCTTTTGTGACGCTGGCATTAGCGATGACCGGGGGGACGCTATACATGGCGGTCTTATCCAGCGGACTGCCCTCCCTCCGGCAGTTGCAGGACTTCAGTCCGGCGGTGGCCACCAAAATTATCTCCCGGGACGGAAAGGTAATCACCGAGCTGTTCACCGAGCAGCGGGTGCTGATCAGCCGAGATGAGATGCCGCTGGACCTGCAGTATGCCCTGTTGGCCATGGAGGATAAACGCTTTTACGATCACTGGGGCATGAGCACCCGGGACTTTGCGCGGGCGCTGGTAGTGAACGTGGCCAACATGAGTTACCAGGAAGGATTCAGCTCCCTTACCCAGCAACTAGCCCGCAACCTGTATGACACCATCGGTTTTCGCAAGACCATTACCCGCAAGCTCAAGGAGGTGATCACTGCCATCCAGATCGAGCGTACCTACACCAAGCAGGAGATCCTGGAGATGTACCTGAACTCCATCCATTTCGGGCATGGGACCTACGGAATTCAGGCGGCGGCGCGGAAGTATTTCAGGGTGGACGCCCGCGAATTGAGTTTAGAGCAGATCGCCATGTTGGTGGGGGTTCTGCCATCGCCGGCCAGCTATAGTCCCATCAACCATCCCGCCCGGAATTTCTGGCGCAGGAACATCGTACTGAATGCTATGGTTGAAAACGGGTTCATTGAGCCGGAAGAGTATGAGCGGCTGCGCTACAAGCCTATAGAGATGGGACCTACTGGCTCTGCCGTGGGATTCGCGCCCTATTTCACCGAGAACGTGCGGAAAAAAATGGAAATCGAAGACGAACGGCTAGGCATCAACTTGTATCGGGACGGGCTGGACATCCATACGACCCTGGATTCGCGCATGCAGGAGATTACCGAGCGCGTGTTTATGGAGGAGATTCAAGTCAACCAAGCGGTGCTGAACAAGAACTTTCTGGGGTCCGATTCGCTTATTTCGGCCATCGTAGACACCACCATTTTTCCTCTTGATACGGTGAAGGCCATGGTGCGTGGCGAGATTCCGATTGATGATCGCCTGAAGGACCGGCTCTTGGTTCAGGGTGCTGTGATCTTGCTGGAAAATGATACCGGCCATATCCTGGCCATGGTGGGGGGCCGCATGGACTACCCCGATTTCTTCAACCGGGCCACACAGGCGAGGCGCCAGCCCGGATCCACCTTTAAGCCGCTGCTCTATATGACGGCCATCGACAAGGGCTACCCGGTCTCGCTGCAACTACTGAACCAGTCGCTGGCCAGCACGGGCGACGCGCAGATCGATACCAGCGTCTGGAATCCGCAGAACGATGACCGCTCCTCCAGCGGACTGGTAACCCTACGGCAGGGGCTGCAGCGCTCGCTGAATATTGTATCCGCGCGCATCATCCAGGAACTAGTGACGCCGCTTCAGGTGGTGACCATGGCCAAGCGCTTTGAAATCAGTACGCCCCTACGGGCGGTGCGAGCCATATCCCTGGGTACCAGCGAGGTACTGCCCATCGACATCACGGCGGCCTATGCGGCCATCGCCAACGGCGGCGTATGGGTGGAACCCACGGCCATCACCCGGGTGGTGGACCGGCGGGGCAAGACCATACGGGAATTCATACCTGAACACAAGGAAGTGATCGATGCCGACAAGGCCTATATTCTGCTTGATCTGATGAGAGGGGTCATAGATGGCGGAACTGGGGGGAGCTTGCGGTGGAAGTACAATTTTTATCACCCTACCGCCGGGAAAACCGGCACCACAGATAATTGGACCGACGCCTGGTTCATCGGCTTCACCCCGCGACTTTCCGCCGGTGTGTGGGTGGGGGTGGACGACCCGCGGGTGAGCCTGGGGAAGAAGCGCTACGGCAACGTGGTGGCGCTGCCTATCTGGGCGGGCATCATGAAGGAAATTTACCAGGTATTTGACATGAAGGTAACCGACTGGTCCATGCCCGATGGGGTGGTGGTGATGGAGATTTGCCGGGCTACCAAAGACCGCCCCACCAAATATTGCCCCCGGGAGAAGGAGATTTTTCTTGAGGGCACCACACCCCCCGACGCGTGCCAGATTCATACCGGCGTGAACACCCGGCCGTATGACCCCTCTGACGATATATTTCTGAACTGA
- a CDS encoding class II fumarate hydratase, whose product METRVERDSMGEMRVPDTAYFGAQTQRAVENFTVSGRPIPARLVWALGMIKQAAAKVNLDLGLLDKERAAAIQEAAREVADGKLDDQFPIDVYQTGSGTSSNMNANEVIGNRASELMGGQIGTRKPVHPNDHVNKGQSSNDVIPSAIHVAAALALANELLPALESLQQALDKKARDFDGILKIGRTHLQDATPIRLGQEFSGYAAQVANGIERLNHARESLSRLAIGGTAVGTGLNTHVEFGGRMAKELSRLTGLKFAEAPNHFEAQATVDSAVEVSGALKSVAVSLSKIANDIRWLGSGPRAGLGELRLPAVQPGSSIMPGKVNPVICESLIQTCAQVIGNDAAVTQGGLGGVFELNLMMPLVARNLLESIEFLAGAVNMFRERLVEGLEADEQRCADTIEGSLAMSTSLAPVIGYDAAAAIAKEAYATGQTVRQVALAKEILSEEELSRLLDPMSMTEPSG is encoded by the coding sequence ATGGAAACTCGAGTTGAACGCGATTCAATGGGCGAAATGCGGGTCCCCGACACGGCTTATTTTGGCGCTCAGACCCAGCGGGCTGTAGAGAACTTCACCGTCAGTGGTCGCCCCATTCCCGCCAGGCTGGTGTGGGCACTGGGCATGATCAAGCAGGCCGCCGCCAAGGTGAACCTGGATCTGGGCTTGCTGGACAAGGAGCGTGCCGCGGCAATCCAGGAGGCAGCCCGGGAAGTGGCCGACGGCAAGCTGGACGACCAGTTCCCCATCGATGTATACCAAACCGGATCAGGTACTTCCAGCAACATGAATGCCAACGAGGTCATCGGCAATCGCGCCAGCGAGCTCATGGGGGGGCAAATCGGGACCCGAAAGCCGGTGCATCCCAACGACCATGTGAACAAAGGACAGTCCAGCAATGACGTCATCCCCTCGGCGATCCACGTGGCGGCGGCGCTGGCCCTGGCCAACGAATTGCTTCCAGCCCTGGAGTCCCTGCAGCAGGCCCTGGACAAGAAGGCCCGGGACTTTGATGGCATCCTGAAGATCGGCCGCACCCATTTACAGGATGCAACCCCCATCCGTCTCGGGCAGGAGTTTTCCGGCTACGCAGCCCAGGTAGCGAACGGCATTGAACGCCTGAACCATGCACGGGAGTCGCTGAGCCGTCTGGCCATTGGCGGCACCGCGGTGGGCACTGGCCTGAACACCCACGTGGAGTTCGGCGGGCGCATGGCTAAGGAGCTCTCCAGGCTTACGGGGCTGAAATTCGCGGAGGCGCCCAACCACTTTGAGGCCCAGGCTACCGTGGACAGCGCCGTGGAGGTGTCCGGGGCGCTGAAATCGGTGGCGGTGAGCTTGAGCAAGATTGCAAATGACATCCGCTGGCTGGGGTCCGGTCCCCGGGCGGGCCTGGGCGAGCTGCGCTTGCCGGCTGTACAGCCCGGCTCCAGCATCATGCCCGGCAAGGTCAATCCTGTCATCTGCGAGTCCCTTATCCAGACCTGTGCGCAAGTCATCGGTAACGACGCAGCCGTGACACAGGGGGGTCTGGGTGGGGTTTTCGAGCTCAACCTGATGATGCCCCTGGTGGCCCGCAACCTGCTGGAGAGCATCGAATTCCTGGCAGGTGCGGTGAACATGTTCCGTGAGCGGCTGGTGGAGGGGCTGGAAGCCGATGAGCAGCGGTGTGCCGACACCATTGAGGGGAGCCTGGCCATGAGCACGTCGCTGGCGCCGGTCATCGGCTACGATGCCGCCGCCGCCATCGCCAAGGAGGCATATGCCACTGGGCAGACAGTACGTCAGGTGGCGCTGGCCAAGGAGATACTCTCCGAGGAGGAGCTCAGCCGCTTGCTGGATCCGATGAGCATGACCGAGCCCTCGGGTTAG
- a CDS encoding CBS domain-containing protein — protein sequence MYEELDDEFQQMDEREVEAPTLVEAVHLDDSISTLSLQPLTVVKPSTTLREAIQLMDKNNVGCLLIEEGGRLVGIFTERDVIRRVVGKGFDHGKTTVGEHMTGDPDTLRPEDPIAFALNRMFEQGYRHIPVVDANHKPAAFVSIRDIVNHLAAYYQKEILNLPPRPVRRIDHREGG from the coding sequence ATGTACGAAGAATTGGACGATGAATTTCAACAGATGGATGAACGTGAGGTAGAAGCCCCTACACTGGTGGAGGCCGTACATCTAGATGATTCAATCAGTACCCTGTCGCTTCAGCCGCTGACGGTGGTCAAGCCCTCCACCACGCTGCGGGAGGCGATCCAATTGATGGACAAGAACAACGTGGGCTGCCTGTTGATCGAGGAAGGCGGTCGCCTGGTGGGCATCTTCACCGAGCGGGACGTCATTCGCCGGGTGGTGGGCAAGGGCTTTGATCACGGGAAAACCACCGTGGGCGAGCATATGACCGGCGACCCCGATACTCTCCGGCCGGAGGACCCTATCGCCTTTGCTCTCAACCGCATGTTTGAGCAGGGCTACCGCCACATCCCCGTGGTGGACGCCAACCACAAGCCGGCGGCGTTCGTCTCAATCAGGGATATCGTCAACCATTTGGCGGCCTACTATCAGAAGGAAATCCTGAATTTACCGCCGCGTCCGGTGCGCCGAATTGATCATCGGGAAGGCGGCTGA
- a CDS encoding 2-oxoacid:ferredoxin oxidoreductase subunit beta has product MAEAAAEPQALTRKDFTSDQTVRWCPGCGDYSILAQTQKTFPELGRKREEFVFVSGIGCSSRFPYYMNTYGFHTIHGRATAVATGLKLANPDLSVWVVTGDGDGLSIGGNHLIHLLRRNLDINLMLFNNRIYGLTKGQYSPTSETGKITKSTPMGSLDWPFNPPVLALGAAATFVARSADVESKHMQQMIKASYAHHGTSFLEIYQNCLIFNDDAFKDITEKSTKEDHQLLLENGQPMLFGRGRTKGIGLDGHRPVVLDLEGGKHSVDEVLVHDESDRIIALILSEMTYKTEFPVPLGVIYQVEKSTYEDLVHQQIEKAIEKFGPGDLETIINGGHTWEVN; this is encoded by the coding sequence ATGGCTGAGGCAGCCGCGGAACCGCAGGCATTAACCCGCAAGGATTTTACTTCCGATCAGACGGTGCGCTGGTGCCCCGGATGCGGTGATTATTCAATTCTGGCCCAGACGCAGAAGACTTTTCCCGAGCTGGGCCGCAAGCGGGAAGAGTTCGTGTTTGTCTCGGGCATCGGGTGCTCCAGCCGGTTTCCTTACTACATGAACACCTACGGATTTCACACCATTCATGGGCGGGCAACGGCGGTAGCCACGGGGCTGAAATTGGCCAATCCCGACCTGAGCGTCTGGGTGGTAACCGGTGACGGGGACGGCCTAAGTATCGGTGGCAATCACCTGATTCATCTCCTGCGTCGGAATCTGGACATCAACCTGATGCTGTTTAACAATCGCATTTACGGCCTCACCAAGGGGCAGTATTCTCCTACTTCGGAGACAGGCAAGATCACCAAAAGCACGCCCATGGGCTCGCTGGACTGGCCGTTTAATCCGCCTGTCCTGGCGCTGGGGGCTGCCGCCACGTTCGTTGCCCGCTCCGCAGACGTGGAGAGCAAGCACATGCAGCAGATGATTAAGGCTTCCTACGCGCACCACGGCACTTCATTTCTGGAAATCTACCAAAACTGCCTGATTTTCAACGACGATGCCTTCAAGGATATCACCGAAAAGAGCACCAAGGAGGACCACCAGCTGCTGCTGGAGAACGGACAGCCCATGTTGTTTGGCCGGGGCCGCACCAAGGGGATCGGACTGGACGGGCACCGGCCGGTGGTGCTGGACCTGGAAGGTGGCAAGCACTCTGTTGACGAAGTGCTGGTACACGACGAGTCCGACCGCATCATCGCCCTGATACTCAGCGAAATGACCTACAAAACCGAGTTTCCGGTGCCGCTGGGGGTCATCTACCAGGTTGAAAAAAGTACCTACGAAGACCTGGTGCACCAACAGATTGAAAAGGCAATCGAGAAGTTCGGGCCGGGGGACCTGGAGACGATTATCAACGGCGGGCACACATGGGAAGTCAATTAG
- a CDS encoding 2-oxoacid:acceptor oxidoreductase subunit alpha has protein sequence MSETEKRPKKAVEEVESVTIRFAGDSGDGMQLTGSQFTETTGILGNDLATLPDFPAEIRAPAGSLAGVSSFQIQFSSKEIQTPGDRPDVLVVMNPAALQANLADLRSNGILIANNATFTKRNLELAVWESNPLEDDSLKEYTVISVDMTRLVANALEDLGLSPKVMARSTNMFALGLLYWMYDRPLETTIKFIETKFKKRPEVVQANKRALQAGYNFGLTTRLISTSYHVPKASLPPGTYRNIMGNNALALGLLAGAHLSGLRLYYSGYPITPASEILHLLASYKQFGVITFQAEDEIAAIASVIGASFGGALTVTGTSGPGIALKSEAMALAISTELPLVIVNVQRAGPSTGLPTKTEQADLLQAMYGRNSEAPLVVLAASSPADCFNMAFEACRIALEHMIPVILLSDSYLGNGSEPWRLPDLNDLPKINHHQVKGADDDFHPFKFADVKAMARPWALPGTPGLEHRIGGLEKDTVTGNVSYDAENHELMVMRRQKKVEVVADTIPAAVPYGDEHGELLVLAWGSTFGAIRTTVDRLRDRGLPVSHLHLNYLNPFPTNLGEVLLKFRQVLVPELNLGQLVRIIRGEFLIDAIPLSKVQGKPFTSDEIEAKILEIIKESKHG, from the coding sequence ATGAGTGAGACGGAGAAACGCCCTAAGAAAGCGGTGGAAGAAGTTGAGTCGGTGACCATCCGCTTTGCCGGAGACTCGGGTGATGGTATGCAGCTCACCGGCAGCCAGTTCACCGAAACCACCGGCATCCTCGGGAATGACTTGGCGACGCTGCCCGATTTTCCAGCCGAGATACGGGCTCCCGCCGGTTCGCTGGCGGGGGTGAGCTCCTTCCAGATCCAGTTCAGCAGCAAGGAAATCCAGACGCCTGGCGACCGGCCCGATGTGCTCGTGGTGATGAACCCCGCTGCACTGCAAGCCAATCTGGCCGATCTGCGCTCCAACGGCATCCTCATCGCCAACAACGCCACTTTCACCAAGCGCAACCTGGAGCTGGCGGTGTGGGAGAGTAACCCCCTGGAGGACGACTCACTCAAGGAGTATACCGTCATCAGCGTCGACATGACGCGACTGGTGGCGAATGCCCTGGAGGACCTGGGGCTTAGCCCCAAGGTGATGGCCCGGTCCACCAATATGTTCGCTCTGGGTCTGCTCTACTGGATGTACGACCGGCCCCTTGAGACTACCATCAAATTTATCGAAACCAAATTCAAGAAGCGGCCCGAGGTAGTTCAGGCCAACAAGAGAGCCTTGCAAGCGGGCTACAATTTCGGCCTCACGACCCGCCTCATATCCACCAGTTACCACGTGCCCAAAGCCAGTCTTCCGCCGGGCACTTATCGCAACATTATGGGCAACAACGCCCTGGCTCTGGGCCTGTTAGCGGGGGCCCATCTCAGCGGCCTGAGGCTGTACTACTCGGGCTACCCCATCACGCCGGCCAGCGAAATCCTGCACCTGCTGGCCAGCTACAAGCAGTTCGGGGTCATAACGTTTCAGGCCGAGGACGAGATTGCCGCCATCGCCTCAGTCATTGGGGCGTCGTTCGGAGGTGCGCTAACTGTCACCGGCACCAGCGGACCGGGGATCGCTCTCAAAAGCGAGGCCATGGCCTTGGCCATCTCAACCGAGCTGCCGCTGGTTATCGTCAATGTGCAGCGCGCCGGCCCCAGCACCGGCTTGCCCACCAAGACGGAGCAGGCTGACCTGCTCCAGGCTATGTATGGCCGCAACAGCGAGGCCCCACTGGTGGTGTTGGCAGCTTCCAGTCCGGCGGACTGCTTTAACATGGCATTTGAAGCCTGCCGTATCGCCTTGGAGCACATGATACCGGTGATCCTGCTATCGGACAGTTACCTGGGCAACGGCTCCGAGCCATGGCGGCTGCCGGATCTCAACGACCTGCCCAAGATAAACCATCACCAGGTGAAAGGCGCTGATGATGACTTCCACCCCTTCAAGTTTGCCGATGTTAAAGCTATGGCGCGACCGTGGGCACTGCCGGGGACACCGGGGCTGGAACATCGCATTGGCGGCCTTGAGAAGGACACGGTGACGGGGAACGTAAGCTACGACGCCGAAAATCATGAACTGATGGTGATGCGCCGGCAGAAAAAGGTTGAAGTGGTTGCCGATACTATCCCCGCTGCGGTACCTTACGGCGACGAGCATGGCGAGTTGCTGGTACTGGCCTGGGGCTCTACATTCGGAGCCATTCGCACGACGGTGGACCGGCTGCGTGACCGAGGTTTGCCGGTCTCCCACCTGCACCTGAACTACCTGAATCCCTTCCCCACCAACCTCGGCGAGGTGTTGCTCAAGTTCCGCCAGGTGCTGGTACCGGAGCTGAACTTGGGTCAGCTGGTCCGTATCATCCGCGGGGAGTTTCTTATCGACGCCATTCCGCTATCCAAAGTGCAGGGCAAGCCATTTACGTCCGACGAAATTGAAGCCAAAATTCTGGAGATAATTAAGGAGTCCAAGCATGGCTGA
- the selD gene encoding selenide, water dikinase SelD, with the protein MAQVLGQLPRLPADDHILISYDNADDAAAVRLDPATSADGSRILLQSTDFFTPIVDDPYQFGQIAAANAISDIYAMGGKPLFALNIVGFPVKQLPLDMLVQILKGGQDKAHEAGIHILGGHTIDDEEPKYGLVVTGEVAEKDLLRNNTGRVGDQLVLTKPLGTGIIATAIKHGAAPDDVVARAVATMTALNRVAAEVAHDVGVSALTDVTGFGLLGHLLEMCTVSRSDGTAHGLQATIDLAALPILPGTRGLAEEGHVPGGTRRNLDHVKKVLAHEGPISEIDEIIAADAQTSGGLLMAVSPDKADQLVAGLNKRQTLAAAVVGAFTGEGEPHLTLRAG; encoded by the coding sequence CTGGCCCAGGTTCTGGGTCAACTGCCCCGGCTCCCCGCCGACGACCACATTCTCATCAGCTACGACAACGCTGACGACGCCGCAGCGGTGCGCCTCGATCCCGCCACAAGTGCTGATGGCAGCCGTATTCTCCTGCAAAGCACCGATTTTTTCACCCCCATCGTGGACGATCCATATCAGTTCGGGCAGATCGCAGCTGCCAACGCTATCTCCGATATTTATGCCATGGGGGGCAAGCCGCTCTTTGCCCTCAATATCGTCGGTTTCCCCGTCAAGCAACTGCCCCTGGACATGCTGGTCCAAATCCTCAAGGGTGGGCAGGACAAAGCCCACGAGGCCGGTATTCATATTCTCGGCGGCCACACCATTGACGACGAGGAGCCCAAATACGGCCTGGTGGTCACTGGCGAAGTGGCCGAGAAAGACCTGCTGCGCAACAACACTGGCCGGGTGGGTGACCAATTGGTACTCACCAAGCCGCTGGGCACCGGCATTATCGCTACCGCCATCAAGCATGGCGCGGCTCCTGACGATGTGGTGGCGCGCGCCGTGGCTACCATGACCGCTCTGAACCGCGTGGCGGCCGAGGTGGCCCACGATGTGGGCGTCAGCGCCCTCACGGATGTCACCGGCTTCGGGCTCCTGGGACACCTGCTGGAGATGTGTACAGTCTCTCGCAGTGATGGAACCGCGCATGGCCTACAGGCCACCATCGACCTGGCTGCTCTCCCCATATTGCCTGGCACGCGTGGCCTGGCTGAAGAGGGCCACGTCCCCGGCGGCACGAGGCGCAACCTCGACCACGTGAAGAAGGTGCTGGCCCATGAGGGGCCGATCTCGGAGATCGACGAAATCATCGCCGCCGACGCGCAGACCTCAGGGGGCCTGCTCATGGCGGTCAGCCCGGACAAAGCGGACCAACTTGTGGCCGGCCTCAACAAGCGCCAGACCTTGGCTGCCGCCGTGGTGGGCGCATTCACCGGGGAAGGTGAGCCACATCTGACGCTACGCGCTGGTTGA